TGGTAAACAGGTGAGAAATATGGATTTAGTCCTGGTGGTCCATTAAAAAGCCAAAAGTATAGGGGAATCAGCTATCCCCCTATACTCCCTCTCTTTCATACATCGTTTTGCCCAAGTTCACATGATCAACTTTATAGTTTGGTTGAAGCTCAAACCAGATTTATCATTCTATTAGGTGAATATTAACCCAAAAAAGAGCCGCCTATAGGCAGCTCTTTTAATTCAACCGATCATTGATCAGGATGGTACAGACCTAAATCGACCAGATGTAATCTGAGCAGTCGGCGTAGCTCAAGCACTGCTTCCGGAGTCTCCTGAATCGAATGGCCGCCCTTGATCGTTTTACTGGAAGCCGCCCCTTCAAGATAGGCACTTTGATAAGACACAATACCATCAGACATGTGATTCACATCCTCACTGTCCGTTGTATTACCGATGATGGAGTGAAATTTAAAACCCGGAGGAGGTTGAATGCCTTTGGTCAGAGTCATAAATCTTGAATTTTCACTCAAATCGCTAGGCCCATTCTGAATCAGCTCATGGCCCATTTCATGGACAAAATCACTTAAACCAACTTCACCTTGGACTGTATCAGCAAAAGCCCCTAGAAAAGCACTTGGAATCCGGATAATCTTACGGGCCAGCTTGGTATGCCAACGGTCTGCATATTCGGTTCCTTCATGCGGGGTCGCCAAGAAAATGGCACGACTGAAATTTGGAATAGGCCGCATTTCTAAACGTGCTTTAAATAGAGGATTATTGCGGAACTTGATCAGCTGAGTGTTTTTCACAGTGTTAAATGTAGACTGACTGATATCTGCCTGGCTGACCAATAAGCGGGAAATAACACCGCCCATACTATGTCCGACCAGCACCGCTTCCTTCTTGGCGGGTGCATGATTGTTGAGACGGGAAAAACTTTGCTGGAGCAGGGCATAAATCTGATAACGGCTTTCCAGAATTGGCATATTTGTGGAGTAAAACACCTGCCAGACCTGAAAATTTTCTCTTAAAACCGGATCACCCATAATGTCGTTAGTCAGACGAATCCAGGCTTCCGGACTGCTGGCCAAGCCATGAATTAAGACCAGGACTTTCTTGTTGGGATTATAAGGCTCCAGCATATACAGATGCGGCATCATCAGATTGTCATCACGATCAATCAGCGTCAGATAGGCCATACGCCCGAGATTGTTTTCCGCCAGCCAGAGACCATAAGGAGCAGAAAAATTTGCAGCTAAGGCATATTCTTTGTTTGCGACCTTAATTTTTTCATATTTATAAGGATCATAAAGATTCAAGTTAAAATGAGAGCTATTTAAAATCTGCTCAACAGAGTGGGCGAATTGCGGAATAGCAGTAATGGTTGTCGCCAGATAGCGTGCCGAATGAATGTTCGGGTTAAAACCATTGCGGTATTGATGTTTTAGCGGATCAGCCAGATACTTTTTGTCTTCTTGCGAGGTTTTTTCTTCCGGCAAGACTGCGAGAAATTCGGAACCAAAACCATCACGGCGGGTAATCGAACGTAAGCCGGAAAAGTTCATGTTATAGGTGGACATCAACTTTTCAATCGACTGATTTTTCAGCTGTGGGAAATTGTCCAGATTAAGGGTATAGATACTCTTGCCCACTTGCAGGCGCTGGCCGGCTTCTTTACTTTCATGCCGCTCGGCATAAATATGAATCAGATGTGCGATTGCGAGGTTATAAAAATCCCGGATCTGGACCTGCCGGTTATCAAAAATCCGTTCCTGTGGTGCACGCTCGGTCTGAAATAGGTAGGCATAGCTGTAGCGAATGCTTTTATCCAGCATCAACAATTGCTGTTCCTGACATTGTTGCTGGTTCTGCTTATGGAGTTGCTGTTTTTCTTCAGAACGGGTTTTCGCCAGGGCGCTGGTGGTACATTCTGCCGATTTGCCAAGTTGCAAAGATTTAGCCAGATACAATTCACTCGAAGTAGAAAGTAATTGCTCATCCAGAATCTGCGGGATTTTTTTCAGCTCTGCCACACATTCATCAGGTTGATCCATACAGACTTGTGCCTCTCGTCCGGTCATGGACAAAACATTCAGACTGGCTTCACTGAGTTTATCTCGGGTCAGAATGCTGTCACGCTCATTGCTAATCGAGACATTAATTGCCTGCTCCTTAACACTGACGACCTGACAGCCACTGAGTAGGCTACTCATGACCAGGGTGCACAGCAGAAGCTTTTTAGTTATTTTTTTATGCATACCGTTTGCAGACTCATTCAAATTCTTGAAACCATAATATTCTGTATTCTACTGATTTTTCCATAAAAATAGACTGCCGTAGCAGTCTATTTTTATGAGAGGTTTAAAAGAACAAGCCAATCATTGCGTCTTGGCAGCTGGTGCAGGCGTTGCAGTTTGCATCACTTGCCAAACGTTCCAGCGGCCGTTTTTCTCCACCTCCATGATCAGGCGGTCTGCAACTTCAGCTTCTTGCGGATATTTGATTTTGTAATTTTTCAACGTTTGGATCGCGTTTTTCTTCTGCTCCAGAGCAATATAATTATTTGCTGCCGACAGATAGGCTTCCTGCACACCAGCCTTCATGGCCTTGTCCAGATATGGAATTGCTTCACGGTGACCACCCCCTTCAGACAAGCCAAAGCCAAACCAGAAATTCACTTCAGGATCATCCTGATTGAGGCGAAGAATACGCTGTGCATAGGTCAGCGATTTCGTGGTATAGACAGAACCCAGATCCAGGTTACGCGCCATCACACTGGCTTTAAAGGCACGCATCAATACATCGAAAGAGGCATTTTCACGTGCGGCGAGCGTATCCAGGTGTTGGGAAACTTCGCGTAATTTTGCTTCAAAACCACGACGTTCCTGACGGTCCGTAAAGCGAGGCGGATAATGGCGAGCCTTGCCTTCGACCATTTGCAGAAAATCATCCACCTCTGTAATGTCGATCTCATTGTCTTGTGCAAGAGTGGCATAATGCAGGGAAGAGGCCTTGCTGTCGACTAATGGAATGATCAGCTTATTGACATCTAACGTGATCTTTTTAGAGGGATCATTCGGGTCGCTCACAACCATTTTGGTCACAGGTTGGGCTGCAGCTTTTTGCAGATGGACTTCAAATGGAGGTGGCTCGTTATAGTTGAAAGGATTTAAAGCATAAAATGGTGGTGTAAGTGCTGGTTCTACAAATACAATTGCATCTGTCGCTTTCTGTGCTGGTTTCTGTGACATGGTTGAACATGCAGTTAAAGTCAGGGTTAAGCAAGCAAGCGCCAAGGGCTTAAGAGTCATAATATCCGTCCATTTGTGTTATTTTTTAAAATAGCTGGTTTAAAAATCACATGATCGCCAGTCTATGAAAACTGTTAGAATCATGCAAGTCATTGCATGTTACAAAGTTAAGCGTATGGTCAGGCTTTGGACTGACTGCTTTGTGCTTCACATTCCCGTCGTGCTTCTTCCAGAATTGCAAGCTCTTCCTTGCTCAAAGGTGATTCATCAAGTGGCTTTTTAAATGATGGATCAAGCAGAGACAGGCGGTTGCATAAGTTATTCATGCGTTTTTCATTTTGCTGAATTCGATCCAGCAGTACACGCATTCCTTCCAGAATCGGATCAGACTGCTCTTCAGTGGCTGCATAAGGCAGAAAGCCAATACTCTCTGCATAGTCACGTCGGCGACTTTCGCTATCATTTTTTGGTTTGTCTTTGGTAATGAAACGTGCCGGGTTACCGACTGCCGTGGTATTGGCTGGTACCGGCTTGGTCACTACGGCATTAGAACCGACCTTGGCATTTTTACCGACAGTGAAAGGGCCCAGAATTTTTGCTCCGGCCCCCACCACCACACCATCTTCCAGGGTAGGGTGACGTTTTCCTTTATTCCAGGTCGTACCCCCCAGTGTTACCCCATGATAAAGCGTGACATCATCACCAATTTCTGCAGTTTCCCCAATGACCACGCCCATGCCATGATCAATAAAAAAGCGGCGGCCAATTTTTGCCCCCGGATGAATTTCAATTCCGGTGACAAAGCGGCTAAATGAAGACAGGGCACGCGCCGTTCCTTTACAGTCTTTGTTCCACAGTTCATGTGCCATGCGATGCATGATCAGGGCATGAATACCAGGGTAGGTGGTTAAGACTTCGAGTGTATTGCGTGCTGCAGGATCGCGCGCAAAGACAGCTTTTATATCTTCTTTGAGCTGTTTTAGCATTAGTTTTGATCCTCATTCTGTTGTAATGTCTTTGAAGATTTTTTCCAAGTCCCGTTATTTAGAGCCTGAACACGACTAAAAATACCACGAAGTAAATGATATTCCATACGATCTAATTGTATACGTCCAAAAAGGCGACGCAAGCGTAAAGGCAATAATCTCGGATTTTTTGGATCCATAAATTCAATTTCTGCCAACATTTTTTCCAAATGCGGATAGAACTGCTCCATGTGCTGATGTGTCACCAGCGGCTCGTCCCATTGCATTTCAATACCATCAATCACTTGCATGGTGGCTTTAGGATCTTGTGGATGTTCAACCTGTTCCATGGCTGCCATACGAAGTTCATAGCAAATAATTTGAATCGCCTGAGCGACGTTCAAAACACCATAATCCTTATTCACAGGAATGGTTAAGTGATAATTGGCCATCGCCAATTCTTCATTGGTCAGCCCCCGATCTTCACGACCGAAGATAATCGCAACCTCATTCTGCTCTTGTGTAACCGCAGTGAGGGCTTTGCTTGCAGCGGGCCGGACATCCAGTAAGGGCCAGGGAATGGTGCGGCTGCGTGCGCTGGTACCGAATACAATCTGGCAGTCTTTAATGGCATCTTCAAGGGTTTCTACAATCTCGATCTGCTCGATCAGGTCAGTTGCACCCGCAGCCAGCGCGGCAATATCCGGATGCGGATAGGTTTTCGGTGCCACCAGAACCAGCTTGGACAGGCCCATGGTTTTCATGGCGCGTAAGGCACTGCCAATGTTGGCAGGTAAGGTGGTATTGACCATGACAATACGCACATGGGAGAGATGTGCTGAAACGGTAGCATTGTCAATTTGACTCATGAACTTTCCAATTGTGAATGTTTTTAAATGAAATTACGAATATTGGGCCTGATTTTCCGCCTGATACAGGTCCATAGCATCCTCGATGCTCATATCGGCAGGTGGTGGCGGCACTTCGACAGGCTTGGCTTCTTCATAAGAGACGGCTCTGGCCGCTTTGGACTTAACTTGATATTCAATATGAATGGCCGATTTACCAAAGTAATCACGCAGCTTTATGAGCAGTTCATCCAGCGGCGCAACTTTCCAGTTGAGGCCCAAATGCAGTTCAGTACTGGCATAGTCATAATCCAGATATAAAATCACCGGAATATGCGTGCTCATATCTACATCCGTATAAAGCTGTAAGATCTGCTGTAAGTCACGTGCCAGTGTTTTGCTCTGGTGCTCGGCAGTCAGGGTGATTTTAATACTGTTAGCACGTTTTTGACGGATTTCATTTAAGCTAAAAGCCTTGGTCAAGCGGCCCAGTGGGCGGTCAAAACCTTCACGCTCATAAATTTCACCTTCAATGACTACCACTTTGTCGACCTGGACAATCTCTTTAAAGCGCTGGAAACGTTCATGGTTGGTAGAAATTTCAATACGTGACGTACCATCATCCAGCGTAACCATCATCCGGTTCGGGAAGTTCGCCACATCTACCACCAGCCCGGCAAACACCGTGGTTACGCCACGGCGTGTGGGGGTTAATTCATTAATTTGTGCAGGCACAAAGGCTTTCAGTTCATTGCGGTAGACATCAATCGGATGACCGGTCAGATACAGGCCGAGCGTGTCTTTTTCACCTTTAAGACGGACTTCATCTGACCAGGGTCTGACCGGTTTAGATGGCTTGCGCTGAACTTCTTCAACTTCACCAAACAGGTCCATAATGCCGGTTTCACGGTTTGAACGTGCCTGTTCTGCCGCCTGAACGGCCTGAGGCAGTTGGACCATCAAATCTGCACGTTCAATTCCCAGACAGTCCAGTGCGCCCGCACGGATCAAGGCTTCCAGAGTACGCTTATTGATTTTCTTCAAGTCGATCC
The nucleotide sequence above comes from Acinetobacter sp. 10FS3-1. Encoded proteins:
- a CDS encoding esterase/lipase family protein is translated as MHKKITKKLLLCTLVMSSLLSGCQVVSVKEQAINVSISNERDSILTRDKLSEASLNVLSMTGREAQVCMDQPDECVAELKKIPQILDEQLLSTSSELYLAKSLQLGKSAECTTSALAKTRSEEKQQLHKQNQQQCQEQQLLMLDKSIRYSYAYLFQTERAPQERIFDNRQVQIRDFYNLAIAHLIHIYAERHESKEAGQRLQVGKSIYTLNLDNFPQLKNQSIEKLMSTYNMNFSGLRSITRRDGFGSEFLAVLPEEKTSQEDKKYLADPLKHQYRNGFNPNIHSARYLATTITAIPQFAHSVEQILNSSHFNLNLYDPYKYEKIKVANKEYALAANFSAPYGLWLAENNLGRMAYLTLIDRDDNLMMPHLYMLEPYNPNKKVLVLIHGLASSPEAWIRLTNDIMGDPVLRENFQVWQVFYSTNMPILESRYQIYALLQQSFSRLNNHAPAKKEAVLVGHSMGGVISRLLVSQADISQSTFNTVKNTQLIKFRNNPLFKARLEMRPIPNFSRAIFLATPHEGTEYADRWHTKLARKIIRIPSAFLGAFADTVQGEVGLSDFVHEMGHELIQNGPSDLSENSRFMTLTKGIQPPPGFKFHSIIGNTTDSEDVNHMSDGIVSYQSAYLEGAASSKTIKGGHSIQETPEAVLELRRLLRLHLVDLGLYHPDQ
- a CDS encoding ABUW_2363 family tetratricopeptide repeat lipoprotein produces the protein MTLKPLALACLTLTLTACSTMSQKPAQKATDAIVFVEPALTPPFYALNPFNYNEPPPFEVHLQKAAAQPVTKMVVSDPNDPSKKITLDVNKLIIPLVDSKASSLHYATLAQDNEIDITEVDDFLQMVEGKARHYPPRFTDRQERRGFEAKLREVSQHLDTLAARENASFDVLMRAFKASVMARNLDLGSVYTTKSLTYAQRILRLNQDDPEVNFWFGFGLSEGGGHREAIPYLDKAMKAGVQEAYLSAANNYIALEQKKNAIQTLKNYKIKYPQEAEVADRLIMEVEKNGRWNVWQVMQTATPAPAAKTQ
- the cysE gene encoding serine O-acetyltransferase, whose amino-acid sequence is MLKQLKEDIKAVFARDPAARNTLEVLTTYPGIHALIMHRMAHELWNKDCKGTARALSSFSRFVTGIEIHPGAKIGRRFFIDHGMGVVIGETAEIGDDVTLYHGVTLGGTTWNKGKRHPTLEDGVVVGAGAKILGPFTVGKNAKVGSNAVVTKPVPANTTAVGNPARFITKDKPKNDSESRRRDYAESIGFLPYAATEEQSDPILEGMRVLLDRIQQNEKRMNNLCNRLSLLDPSFKKPLDESPLSKEELAILEEARRECEAQSSQSKA
- a CDS encoding RNA methyltransferase; protein product: MSQIDNATVSAHLSHVRIVMVNTTLPANIGSALRAMKTMGLSKLVLVAPKTYPHPDIAALAAGATDLIEQIEIVETLEDAIKDCQIVFGTSARSRTIPWPLLDVRPAASKALTAVTQEQNEVAIIFGREDRGLTNEELAMANYHLTIPVNKDYGVLNVAQAIQIICYELRMAAMEQVEHPQDPKATMQVIDGIEMQWDEPLVTHQHMEQFYPHLEKMLAEIEFMDPKNPRLLPLRLRRLFGRIQLDRMEYHLLRGIFSRVQALNNGTWKKSSKTLQQNEDQN